The following nucleotide sequence is from Paroedura picta isolate Pp20150507F chromosome 1, Ppicta_v3.0, whole genome shotgun sequence.
AAGCTTCCTGGaccgctgcagggggggggagagacagagacagacagagacagagacggaaacagagagagacagagatggagacagagagaaagagatagagatggagacagagacagagccgGAGACAGAGCCGGAGacagagtgaaagagagagagatggagaaaaagagagagacagacagagacagagacagagacagagacagagacagagacagagacagagacagatggagaaagaaagagagacagagagacaaagagagacttACCAACAGTCCAAAAGGCAGGAAGCTCGATGAAGCTGTGAGTTTCTGGGAATGCAGAAATCAAGGCGAGTTGGAAGCTTTTATACTCTTTTCAGTGTGGGTGTCTGGCTCACGCGCTCCCGGCCAGCACCCATTCCTTTCTAATGATCTTCCTCTTGAGCAAGGAAGGACACACCTACACTTACAAGCCTATTTGGAGGCTTTCGTGGTTGAGGTCTGGGGTACGATGATTGTGAAAGAGACTTCCACACCCCAGAAGAAGCcgaaaaaaagaagagctgtttttgtgtacctgcttttcactaccaaaaggagttccAACGTGGCTTACCAACCCttgtcccctcccttccccgcaacagacaccctgtgaagcaggtggggctgaggaagctctggcagaactgctctgcaagaacagctctggaaaaaaactgtgattggcccaaggtctccagattagagtctgctgctgttaaccaccccATCCCTCTGCTATATAAACCTCTACCATCATGCCCATCCATGTGGCCTTTGTAAGATTTTGATTCTTTCTCATTCTATATAAGCTGGGCTGCTGGTTTTTGGATCTCTTGCAGTGATTAGTTATTTGTCTAGctacttcctcgggaggtggtgggttctccatctttggagatttttagacagaggctggagagccatctgatggagaggctgattctgtgaaggctcaagggggtggcaggtgacagtggatgagcgatacagttgtgggtgtcctgcatagtgaagggggttggactagatgacccaggagatcccttccaactctgtgattctatgattctaggagcagGCCATTGCCCCATAAGAAGCAAGGGAGGATAAAGGTATCGATCAGATCCTGCAGCCTTCTCCAATCTTCCTCAGTCTGAGTTTGACCTTTGGATAAGAAGGCTTTCTTTGGATTGAGGCAGAAGGACTTCTAGGAGACATGAGAGGACCAAAGGATGTAGGGTTTTctcatccagattgggaaactcaaGGAGtttttggagcctggggagggtggggacctcagtggggcataatgcccttgagtccaccctccaaagcaaccaatttatccaggagaactgatctctgccctcTGGAGACAAGCCGTCCTGTGTcctgtctccctctctcctgtTCTCAGAAGTGGCAGCTCGCCTGTTTTGCAAGGAAGTGGCTGAAGCCAACGCCCTCCCCAGCGTTAAAAGAAGACACGTTgacaagggaaagcaaaagaagGATTGGTTTTCTCCGTGAGATAAGCTCACCTAAAAAAATAGTCTCCTCATTCACAATAACCAGCGATGGTGGGAATGGAcgcatttttgtttaattttttaaaatacatatggcTTATGGGTAAGGGGAAGCATCACCCATAATATAGCGCACCTTGTCCTACTGTGCTCAGCTGTTTGCTTTTCTCCTAACATGCCTGAATGCTTCTTTGGTGGAACTTCATTTTTCCTCAACTGAGCCAGCAtcgtattgtggttaagagtggtggcctgtaatctggagaacaaggtttgattccccacttgttctctacatgcagccagaagaagaagaagaagaggaagaagaagaagaactcatttttgtaccccacttttcactacctgaaggaatctcaaagcagcttactatcgccttcctttcctctctacaCAACAGGCACCTAGTgaactaggtggggctgagagagctctgagagaactgcagctggcccaaggtcacctagcaggctgcatgtggaggagtgggaaatccagCTCAGTTCTCCAGCCTGGAGTCCGCTgttaccactacaccacgctgtcgCTGTAGCCCTCCCCATCTTTCTAAACGGTTCCCCCGCGTACTCCGAATCGATCCGTTCCCTTCTTTCCCTGCCCTGCGATTCGATCACAAACCCAAGAGGAGGAGACGGAGATTTTGCAGAAGAACTCTTTATTATTTGACACGACCCACAAAGGAAGCTCAAGGCCCTGACGGCTGCCTTCCCATGCCCAGTTGGGTTCCTTTTTATGACAGACGATGTTGTGCTTTACGGTGCGAGCCGGTGGTTATTCTGAGGATTCAGGATCTTGAGGCATCAGTGGCTGTGTCCGTGTCCATGCCCATGAGCATGCCCATGCCCGTGTCCAGATGTTTTCTCTCCTTCGTCGAGGTTATGGGATCTGTGGTGGGCGTTGTCGAGGAATCTTGCAAATGTGCACAAAAATTCGGTGAATTTGACATTCCCATCTTTGTTCTTGTCGGCTTCTTGAAACAGTTGTTTGATATAAGCCTCTTGGTCAAGATTAGGCTGTAGGTGGTAAGAAGAAGCAGCAAGAAAGGGTCTTTGCGTTAGTATACTGGGTGAAGAAACTTCAGATAtacatcatttgccatttttttaCAGGGTGTTATTGTAACCCAATCCCGTCCCCAGGACGTACCACTTGGGACAGCAGAATTCATGACCTGACACCTTCAAAACTTTGatagaataaatatttgttcatcaagggcaggggctgtggctcagtggcagagcctctgcttggcgtgcagaaggtcccaggttcaatccccgacatctctaGTTTTAAAAGTGCAGGCAGGAGGTTATAGGAAAGGCCTCTGCATGAAAAGATGCAGCCAGAGTAACAGTACTGGCCCTGACGAACaaatggcctgatccagcaggtagCAGAGGGGACTTACCTTAATGGTGGGACTCATTCCACGGCTCGTGGAGAGCCATGTTCATAAGAACCCTCAATGAAATAAGCCACATCGTTTTCCATCTTTAACATCAGGCATGTTTCTCAAGGAGCTTAGCAATTTCAAAACCACCTGTGTACCATGAGCACCACCACTGGGAATGCTCCCATTCGTAAAGCATCGGGGAACAGAAAAGCTACAGATGGGGCTCCCAAGCTAAcgagacccattccgcacacgttggatgaTGCGCTTgcaatgtgcttctgcagctggattttcttgcgGGAAATGGGAAGCTCAACTTCTAAAGCGCACTGTGTGTGCATGACATGCGCTGAATGGGCCAAGCAGATATCACGGCACTGACCGTTTCtcaacatcgggggggggggattctagcgTGATTCTGAGTTTGTGCCTGAAGGAATACAA
It contains:
- the LOC143831169 gene encoding protein S100-A12-like is translated as MKTKLEQAMVCVVDIFHQYCLLKKIDDNLQFKEFRKLMQEQGQQFMNDTMPPNLDQEAYIKQLFQEADKNKDGNVKFTEFLCTFARFLDNAHHRSHNLDEGEKTSGHGHGHAHGHGHGHSH